One genomic window of Arvicola amphibius chromosome 4, mArvAmp1.2, whole genome shotgun sequence includes the following:
- the LOC119813668 gene encoding 60S acidic ribosomal protein P1-like isoform X2 gives MASFSELACIYSALILHDDYEVTDEALANVNIGSLICNVRPGGPAPAVGAPPAGSPALSTAAAPAEEKKVEAKKEEFKETDNNMGFDLFD, from the exons ATGGCCTCCTTCTCTGAGCTCGCCTGCATCTACTCCGCCCTCATCCTCCATGACGACTACGAGGTGACTGACGAG GCCCTGGCCAATGTCAACATTGGGAGCCTTATATGCAATGTAAGGCCTGGTGGGCCTGCTCCTGCAGTTGGAGCCCCACCAGCAGGCAGTCCTGCCCTCTCCACCGCTGCTGCCCCAGCTGAGGAGAAGAAAgtggaagcaaagaaggaagaattcAAGGAGACTGATAACAACATGGGCTTTGATCTTTTTGACTAA
- the LOC119813668 gene encoding 60S acidic ribosomal protein P1-like isoform X1 has translation MASFSELACIYSALILHDDYEVTDEVKVNEDKINALIKAASVNVEPFWPGLFAKALANVNIGSLICNVRPGGPAPAVGAPPAGSPALSTAAAPAEEKKVEAKKEEFKETDNNMGFDLFD, from the coding sequence ATGGCCTCCTTCTCTGAGCTCGCCTGCATCTACTCCGCCCTCATCCTCCATGACGACTACGAGGTGACTGACGAGGTGAAGGTCAACGAGGATAAAATCAATGCCCTCATTAAAGCAGCTAGTGTCAATGTAGAACCTTTCTGGCCTGGCTTGTTTGCAAAGGCCCTGGCCAATGTCAACATTGGGAGCCTTATATGCAATGTAAGGCCTGGTGGGCCTGCTCCTGCAGTTGGAGCCCCACCAGCAGGCAGTCCTGCCCTCTCCACCGCTGCTGCCCCAGCTGAGGAGAAGAAAgtggaagcaaagaaggaagaattcAAGGAGACTGATAACAACATGGGCTTTGATCTTTTTGACTAA